From a single Drosophila sulfurigaster albostrigata strain 15112-1811.04 chromosome 3, ASM2355843v2, whole genome shotgun sequence genomic region:
- the LOC133840949 gene encoding uncharacterized protein LOC133840949 — MLSEEYQVYLETAWEWMSYVPYLVVTYVLLTLLPKSLLRMKRFADADYEANRNKYHRCYGPELCCHVQGLAQEATPVKQKQRKPVTRVYPKRQQPKEVKEEVPQVVAPPVKRSNVTKIARMFESGTAKRQVSRVLPSTLPEIRMFGASEESNESTPCASRKGSIATQLTAQLQHIEHAMQLWQELEEEQHQQQQQKSNSKLSDWEPISVPVAVPVPALRRTRGTSATPSTASPLSSSPEPASPVLLRQPPALCLKSSMEDIFQAIARSAEEPLELVEQTEDSDSLAPVTCIDDILSERRFSRPLSAYSITDLLNEEQEQSIYVNETTLQPPATLTTS; from the coding sequence ATGTTGTCCGAGGAGTATCAAGTGTATCTGGAGACAGCCTGGGAATGGATGAGCTATGTTCCTTATTTAGTAGTCACCTATGTGCTACTTACGCTGCTGCCCAAGTCGCTGCTGCGCATGAAACGCTTTGCAGATGCGGATTATGAGGCGAATCGCAATAAATATCATCGTTGCTATGGCCCCGAATTGTGTTGCCATGTGCAAGGACTCGCCCAGGAGGCGACGCCTGTCAAGCAGAAGCAACGCAAGCCCGTGACGCGTGTCTATCCCAAGCGCCAGCAGCCCAAGGAGGTGAAGGAGGAGGTGCCTCAAGTGGTGGCGCCACCTGTGAAGCGCAGCAATGTCACCAAGATTGCGCGCATGTTCGAGTCGGGCACAGCGAAGCGACAGGTGAGCCGTGTGCTGCCCAGCACGCTGCCCGAGATACGCATGTTCGGTGCCAGCGAGGAGTCCAACGAGTCGACGCCTTGTGCCTCACGCAAGGGCAGCATTGCCACACAGCTGACGGCGCAGCTGCAACACATCGAACACGCCATGCAGTTGTGGCAGGAGCTGGAAGAggagcagcatcaacagcagcagcaaaagtcaAACAGCAAGCTCAGCGATTGGGAACCGATTTCGGTACCCGTTGCTGTTCCTGTGCCCGCTTTGAGACGCACGCGTGGCACCTCGGCCACGCCCTCAACCGCCTCGCCGCTGTCCAGCTCACCGGAGCCCGCCTCCCCGGTGCTGTTGCGTCAGCCGCCAGCGTTGTGCTTGAAGTCCAGCATGGAGGACATCTTTCAGGCCATCGCACGCAGCGCAGAGGAACCGCTTGAGCTTGTGGAGCAGACGGAGGACAGCGACAGCTTAGCGCCAGTTACCTGCATCGATGATATACTCTCGGAGCGTCGCTTCTCGCGTCCACTGTCCGCTTACTCCATCACGGATCTGCTCAACGAGGAGCAGGAGCAGTCGATCTATGTGAACGAGACGACGTTGCAACCTCCCGCAACGCTGACAACCAGTTGA
- the LOC133843718 gene encoding probable cytochrome P450 4d20 has protein sequence MWLTLLVGAVILLLIWDFARKRHSYAALAKSGITGPTSLPVLGCGLEALHLGAENLIDYVDACFAKYGKTFRMWILNESLVYTMDLQHFEAILSSTTLLEKGQLYQFLRPFLSDGLLLSVGRKWHTRRKIFTNAFHFKILEHYIEIMDKQSGVLVEKLQPFADGEHVVDMLKYVSLAALDVITETAMGVQVNAQSDPDFPYIKALKSVVYIQPDRMLKFSQRYEWLFRLTAPLLHRKLVSDIRIMHDFTDKVIRERRSTVERALADGSYRPLSLGDAEIGSKSQMALLDILLQASIEGSPLSDADIREEVDTFMFEGDDTTSSGVSHALYSIARHPAVQAKLYAELQQVLGNDRTKPVTQTQLQQLKYLECVIKETMRLYPPVPAIGRYTSKDLQIGDQTIPAHTSIYLVFYFAHRDPRHFPDPFSFKPERFLDDNEERQTFTYLPFSAGPKNCIGQKFAMLEMKALISKILRYYELLPKGPDLKPMMNFILRSSTGMCVALKPRT, from the exons ATGTGGCTGACCTTGCTAGTTGGCGCTGTGATCTTGCTGCTGATCTGGGACTTTGCACGCAAGCGTCACAGCTATGCGGCACTAGCGAAATCAGGCATTACGGGTCCCACCTCGTTGCCTGTTCTGGGCTGCGGCCTTGAGGCGTTGCATCTAGGAGCGGAGA ATCTCATTGATTATGTTGACGCTTGTTTTGCGAAATATGGCAAAACATTTCGCATGTGGATCTTAAATGAATCGCTGGTCTACACCATGGATCTTCAGCACTTTGAGGCCATACTCAGCAGCACCACGTTGCTGGAGAAGGGACAACTGTATCAATTCCTGCGTCCCTTTCTCAGCGATGGCCTCCTCTTGAGTGTGGGCCGAAAGTGGCACACGCGTCGTAAGATCTTCACCAATGCCTTTCACTTTAAGATCCTCGAACACTACATCGAGATTATGGATAAACAGAGCGGAGTTCTTGTTGAGAAGCTGCAACCTTTTGCGGATGGTGAGCATGTTGTGGACATGTTGAAATATGTGTCACTCGCTGCGCTCGATGTTATCACAG AGACTGCAATGGGTGTGCAAGTGAATGCTCAAAGCGATCCAGACTTTCCCTACATCAAAGCACTCAAGAG CGTTGTCTACATTCAGCCGGACCGCATGCTGAAGTTCTCGCAGCGCTACGAGTGGCTCTTCCGCCTCACCGCCCCGCTGCTGCACCGCAAGCTGGTGAGCGATATACGCATCATGCACGACTTCACCGACAAGGTCATCCGAGAGCGACGCTCGACCGTGGAGCGTGCTCTCGCCGACGGCAGCTACCGGCCATTGA GTCTGGGGGATGCAGAGATTGGCAGCAAATCGCAGATGGCACTGCTGGACATTCTGCTGCAAGCCTCCATCGAAGGCAGCCCGCTGAGCGATGCCGACATACGTGAGGAGGTCGATACGTTCATGTTCGAGGGCGACGATACCACCAGCAGTGGCGTCTCGCATGCTCTCTACTCCATCGCCCGGCATCCCGCTGTGCAGGCCAAGCTCTATGCCGAGTTGCAGCAGGTGCTGGGCAACGATCGAACGAAGCCGGTGACTCAGACACAATTGCAACAGCTCAAGTATCTGGAGTGTGTGATCAAGGAGACGATGCGTTTGTATCCGCCAGTGCCAGCGATTGGCCGATACACCAGCAAAGATCTGCAGATTGGCGATCAGACAATTCCCGCACACACCAGCATCTATTTGGTCTTCTACTTTGCCCATCGTGATCCGCGACACTTTCCCGATCCGTTCAGCTTCAAGCCGGAACGTTTCCTCGACGACAACGAGGAGCGACAAACGTTCACTTATTTGCCTTTTAGTGCGGGTCCAAAGAATTGCATTGGCCAGAAGTTTGCCATGCTCGAGATGAAGGCGCTGATTAGCAAAATATTGAGATACTACGAACTGTTGCCCAAGGGACCTGATCTCAAACCTATGATGAACTTTATTCTACGCTCCTCAACAGGCATGTGTGTGGCATTGAAGCCGCGAACTTAG